One part of the Macaca mulatta isolate MMU2019108-1 chromosome 6, T2T-MMU8v2.0, whole genome shotgun sequence genome encodes these proteins:
- the SLC23A1 gene encoding solute carrier family 23 member 1 isoform X7, which produces MRAHEDPEGPTQHYLTCFSGTIAVPFLLAEALCVGHDQHMVSQLIGTIFTCVGITTLIQTTLGIRLPLFQASAFAFLVPAKAILALERWKCPSEEEIYGNWSLPLNTSHIWHPRIREVQGAIMVSSVVEVVIGLLGLPGALLNYIGPLTVTPTVSLIGLSVFQAAGDRAGSHWGISACSILLIILFSQYLRNLTFLLPVYRWGKGLTLLRIQIFKMFPIVLAIMTVWLLCYVLTLTDVLPTDPKAYGFQARTDARGDIMAIAPWIRIPYPCQWGLPTVTAAAVLGMFSATLAGIIESIGDYYACARLAGAPPPPVHAINRGIFTEGICCIIAGLLGTGNGSTSSSPNIGVLGITKVGSRRVVQYGAAIMLVLGTIGKFTALFASLPDPILGGMFCTLFGMITAVGLSNLQFVDMNSSRNLFVLGFSMFFGLTLPNYLESNPGAINTGSPEERGLIQWKAGAHANSDTSSSLKSYDFPIGMGIVKRIAFLKYIPICPVFKGFSSSSKDEFAIPEDTPENIETASVCTKV; this is translated from the exons ATGAGGGCCCACGAGGACCCCGAGGGCCCAACACag CACTACCTGACATGCTTCAGTGGCACCATCGCCGTGCCCTTCCTGCTGGCTGAGGCGCTGTGTGTGGGCCACGACCAGCACATGGTTAGTCAGCTCATCGGCACCATCTTCACATGCGTGGGCATCACCACTCTcatccagaccaccctgggcatcCG GCTGCCGCTGTTTCAGGCCAGTGCCTTTGCATTTCTGGTTCCAGCCAAAGCCATACTGGCTCTGGAGAGATGGAAATGCCCCTCGGAAG AGGAGATCTACGGTAACTGGAGTCTGCCCCTGAATACCTCTCACATCTGGCACCCACGGATACGGGAG GTCCAGGGTGCAATCATGGTGTCCAGCgtggtggaggtggtgattgGCCTGCTGGGGCTGCCTGGGGCCCTGCTAAACTACATTGGGCCTCTCACAGTCACCCCCACTGTCTCCCTCATTGGCCTCTCTGTCTTCCAAGCTGCTGGCGACCGAGCTGGCTCCCACTGGGGCATCTCAGCTTG CTCCATTCTCCTGATCATCCTCTTCTCCCAGTACCTGCGCAACCTCACCTTCCTGCTGCCTGTCTACCGCTGGGGCAAGGGCCTCACTCTTCTTCGCATCCAGATCTTCAAAATGTTTCCT ATCGTGCTGGCCATCATGACCGTGTGGCTGCTCTGCTATGTCCTGACCTTGACAGACGTGCTGCCCACAGACCCGAAAGCCTATGGCTTCCAGGCACGAACCGATGCCCGTGGTGACATCATGGCTATTGCGCCCTGGATCCGCATCCCCTACCCCT GTCAGTGGggcctgcccacagtgactgcaGCTGCGGTCCTGGGAATGTTCAGCGCCACTCTGGCAGGCATCATTGAGTCCATTGGAGATTACTACGCCTGTGCGCGCCTGGCTGGTGCGCCACCCCCTCCAGTACATGCTATCAACAG GGGCATCTTCACCGAAGGCATTTGCTGCATCATCGCGGGGCTGTTGGGCACGGGCAACGGGTCCACCTCTTCCAGTCCCAACATTGGCGTCCTGGGGATTACCAAG GTGGGCAGCCGGCGCGTGGTGCAGTATGGTGCGGCTATCATGCTGGTCCTGGGCACCATCGGCAAGTTCACGGCCCTCTTCGCCTCGCTCCCTGACCCCATCCTGGGAGGCATGTTCTGCACTCTGTTTG GCATGATTACAGCTGTGGGGCTGTCCAACCTGCAATTTGTGGACATGAACTCCTCTCGCAACCTCTTCGTGCTCGGATTTTCCATGTTCTTCGGGCTCACGCTGCCCAATTACCTGGAGTCCAACCCTGGAGCCATCAATACAG GGAGCCCAGAGGAGCGTGGTCTGATACAGTGGAAAGCTGGGGCTCATGCCAACAGTGACACGTCTTCCAGCCTCAAGAGCTACGATTTCCCCATTGGGATGGGCATAGTAAAAAGAATTGCCTTTCTGAAATACATTCCTATCTGTCCAGTCTTCAAAGGATTTTCTTCAAGTTCAAAAGATGAGTTTGCAATTCCAGAAGACACTCCAGAAAATATAGAAACTGCATCTGTGTGCACCAAGGTCTGA
- the SLC23A1 gene encoding solute carrier family 23 member 1 isoform X3 produces the protein MRAHEDPEGPTQHESPRDPPTPLPTEPKFDMLYKIEDVPPWYLCILLGFQHYLTCFSGTIAVPFLLAEALCVGHDQHMVSQLIGTIFTCVGITTLIQTTLGIRLPLFQASAFAFLVPAKAILALERWKCPSEEEIYGNWSLPLNTSHIWHPRIREVQGAIMVSSVVEVVIGLLGLPGALLNYIGPLTVTPTVSLIGLSVFQAAGDRAGSHWGISACSILLIILFSQYLRNLTFLLPVYRWGKGLTLLRIQIFKMFPIVLAIMTVWLLCYVLTLTDVLPTDPKAYGFQARTDARGDIMAIAPWIRIPYPCQWGLPTVTAAAVLGMFSATLAGIIESIGDYYACARLAGAPPPPVHAINRGIFTEGICCIIAGLLGTGNGSTSSSPNIGVLGITKVGSRRVVQYGAAIMLVLGTIGKFTALFASLPDPILGGMFCTLFGMITAVGLSNLQFVDMNSSRNLFVLGFSMFFGLTLPNYLESNPGAINTGILEVDQILTVLLTTEMFVGGCLAFILDNTVPGSPEERGLIQWKAGAHANSDTSSSLKSYDFPIGMGIVKRIAFLKYIPICPVFKGFSSSSKDEFAIPEDTPENIETASVCTKV, from the exons ATGAGGGCCCACGAGGACCCCGAGGGCCCAACACag CATGAATCCCCCAGGGACCCTCCGACCCCCCTACCCACAGAGCCTAAGTTTGACATGTTGTACAAGATCGAGGACGTGCCGCCTTGGTACCTGTGCATCCTGCTGGGCTTCCAG CACTACCTGACATGCTTCAGTGGCACCATCGCCGTGCCCTTCCTGCTGGCTGAGGCGCTGTGTGTGGGCCACGACCAGCACATGGTTAGTCAGCTCATCGGCACCATCTTCACATGCGTGGGCATCACCACTCTcatccagaccaccctgggcatcCG GCTGCCGCTGTTTCAGGCCAGTGCCTTTGCATTTCTGGTTCCAGCCAAAGCCATACTGGCTCTGGAGAGATGGAAATGCCCCTCGGAAG AGGAGATCTACGGTAACTGGAGTCTGCCCCTGAATACCTCTCACATCTGGCACCCACGGATACGGGAG GTCCAGGGTGCAATCATGGTGTCCAGCgtggtggaggtggtgattgGCCTGCTGGGGCTGCCTGGGGCCCTGCTAAACTACATTGGGCCTCTCACAGTCACCCCCACTGTCTCCCTCATTGGCCTCTCTGTCTTCCAAGCTGCTGGCGACCGAGCTGGCTCCCACTGGGGCATCTCAGCTTG CTCCATTCTCCTGATCATCCTCTTCTCCCAGTACCTGCGCAACCTCACCTTCCTGCTGCCTGTCTACCGCTGGGGCAAGGGCCTCACTCTTCTTCGCATCCAGATCTTCAAAATGTTTCCT ATCGTGCTGGCCATCATGACCGTGTGGCTGCTCTGCTATGTCCTGACCTTGACAGACGTGCTGCCCACAGACCCGAAAGCCTATGGCTTCCAGGCACGAACCGATGCCCGTGGTGACATCATGGCTATTGCGCCCTGGATCCGCATCCCCTACCCCT GTCAGTGGggcctgcccacagtgactgcaGCTGCGGTCCTGGGAATGTTCAGCGCCACTCTGGCAGGCATCATTGAGTCCATTGGAGATTACTACGCCTGTGCGCGCCTGGCTGGTGCGCCACCCCCTCCAGTACATGCTATCAACAG GGGCATCTTCACCGAAGGCATTTGCTGCATCATCGCGGGGCTGTTGGGCACGGGCAACGGGTCCACCTCTTCCAGTCCCAACATTGGCGTCCTGGGGATTACCAAG GTGGGCAGCCGGCGCGTGGTGCAGTATGGTGCGGCTATCATGCTGGTCCTGGGCACCATCGGCAAGTTCACGGCCCTCTTCGCCTCGCTCCCTGACCCCATCCTGGGAGGCATGTTCTGCACTCTGTTTG GCATGATTACAGCTGTGGGGCTGTCCAACCTGCAATTTGTGGACATGAACTCCTCTCGCAACCTCTTCGTGCTCGGATTTTCCATGTTCTTCGGGCTCACGCTGCCCAATTACCTGGAGTCCAACCCTGGAGCCATCAATACAG GCATTCTTGAAGTGGATCAGATTCTGACTGTGCTGCTGACCACGGAGATGTTTGTGGGCGGGTGCCTTGCTTTCATACTTGACAACACAGTGCCAG GGAGCCCAGAGGAGCGTGGTCTGATACAGTGGAAAGCTGGGGCTCATGCCAACAGTGACACGTCTTCCAGCCTCAAGAGCTACGATTTCCCCATTGGGATGGGCATAGTAAAAAGAATTGCCTTTCTGAAATACATTCCTATCTGTCCAGTCTTCAAAGGATTTTCTTCAAGTTCAAAAGATGAGTTTGCAATTCCAGAAGACACTCCAGAAAATATAGAAACTGCATCTGTGTGCACCAAGGTCTGA
- the SLC23A1 gene encoding solute carrier family 23 member 1 isoform X2, with the protein MRAHEDPEGPTQHESPRDPPTPLPTEPKFDMLYKIEDVPPWYLCILLGFQHYLTCFSGTIAVPFLLAEALCVGHDQHMVSQLIGTIFTCVGITTLIQTTLGIRLPLFQASAFAFLVPAKAILALERWKCPSEEEIYGNWSLPLNTSHIWHPRIREVGLHIRGAIMVSSVVEVVIGLLGLPGALLNYIGPLTVTPTVSLIGLSVFQAAGDRAGSHWGISACSILLIILFSQYLRNLTFLLPVYRWGKGLTLLRIQIFKMFPIVLAIMTVWLLCYVLTLTDVLPTDPKAYGFQARTDARGDIMAIAPWIRIPYPCQWGLPTVTAAAVLGMFSATLAGIIESIGDYYACARLAGAPPPPVHAINRGIFTEGICCIIAGLLGTGNGSTSSSPNIGVLGITKVGSRRVVQYGAAIMLVLGTIGKFTALFASLPDPILGGMFCTLFGMITAVGLSNLQFVDMNSSRNLFVLGFSMFFGLTLPNYLESNPGAINTGILEVDQILTVLLTTEMFVGGCLAFILDNTVPGSPEERGLIQWKAGAHANSDTSSSLKSYDFPIGMGIVKRIAFLKYIPICPVFKGFSSSSKDEFAIPEDTPENIETASVCTKV; encoded by the exons ATGAGGGCCCACGAGGACCCCGAGGGCCCAACACag CATGAATCCCCCAGGGACCCTCCGACCCCCCTACCCACAGAGCCTAAGTTTGACATGTTGTACAAGATCGAGGACGTGCCGCCTTGGTACCTGTGCATCCTGCTGGGCTTCCAG CACTACCTGACATGCTTCAGTGGCACCATCGCCGTGCCCTTCCTGCTGGCTGAGGCGCTGTGTGTGGGCCACGACCAGCACATGGTTAGTCAGCTCATCGGCACCATCTTCACATGCGTGGGCATCACCACTCTcatccagaccaccctgggcatcCG GCTGCCGCTGTTTCAGGCCAGTGCCTTTGCATTTCTGGTTCCAGCCAAAGCCATACTGGCTCTGGAGAGATGGAAATGCCCCTCGGAAG AGGAGATCTACGGTAACTGGAGTCTGCCCCTGAATACCTCTCACATCTGGCACCCACGGATACGGGAGGTGGGTTTGCACATAAGG GGTGCAATCATGGTGTCCAGCgtggtggaggtggtgattgGCCTGCTGGGGCTGCCTGGGGCCCTGCTAAACTACATTGGGCCTCTCACAGTCACCCCCACTGTCTCCCTCATTGGCCTCTCTGTCTTCCAAGCTGCTGGCGACCGAGCTGGCTCCCACTGGGGCATCTCAGCTTG CTCCATTCTCCTGATCATCCTCTTCTCCCAGTACCTGCGCAACCTCACCTTCCTGCTGCCTGTCTACCGCTGGGGCAAGGGCCTCACTCTTCTTCGCATCCAGATCTTCAAAATGTTTCCT ATCGTGCTGGCCATCATGACCGTGTGGCTGCTCTGCTATGTCCTGACCTTGACAGACGTGCTGCCCACAGACCCGAAAGCCTATGGCTTCCAGGCACGAACCGATGCCCGTGGTGACATCATGGCTATTGCGCCCTGGATCCGCATCCCCTACCCCT GTCAGTGGggcctgcccacagtgactgcaGCTGCGGTCCTGGGAATGTTCAGCGCCACTCTGGCAGGCATCATTGAGTCCATTGGAGATTACTACGCCTGTGCGCGCCTGGCTGGTGCGCCACCCCCTCCAGTACATGCTATCAACAG GGGCATCTTCACCGAAGGCATTTGCTGCATCATCGCGGGGCTGTTGGGCACGGGCAACGGGTCCACCTCTTCCAGTCCCAACATTGGCGTCCTGGGGATTACCAAG GTGGGCAGCCGGCGCGTGGTGCAGTATGGTGCGGCTATCATGCTGGTCCTGGGCACCATCGGCAAGTTCACGGCCCTCTTCGCCTCGCTCCCTGACCCCATCCTGGGAGGCATGTTCTGCACTCTGTTTG GCATGATTACAGCTGTGGGGCTGTCCAACCTGCAATTTGTGGACATGAACTCCTCTCGCAACCTCTTCGTGCTCGGATTTTCCATGTTCTTCGGGCTCACGCTGCCCAATTACCTGGAGTCCAACCCTGGAGCCATCAATACAG GCATTCTTGAAGTGGATCAGATTCTGACTGTGCTGCTGACCACGGAGATGTTTGTGGGCGGGTGCCTTGCTTTCATACTTGACAACACAGTGCCAG GGAGCCCAGAGGAGCGTGGTCTGATACAGTGGAAAGCTGGGGCTCATGCCAACAGTGACACGTCTTCCAGCCTCAAGAGCTACGATTTCCCCATTGGGATGGGCATAGTAAAAAGAATTGCCTTTCTGAAATACATTCCTATCTGTCCAGTCTTCAAAGGATTTTCTTCAAGTTCAAAAGATGAGTTTGCAATTCCAGAAGACACTCCAGAAAATATAGAAACTGCATCTGTGTGCACCAAGGTCTGA
- the SLC23A1 gene encoding solute carrier family 23 member 1 isoform X9, translated as MRAHEDPEGPTQHESPRDPPTPLPTEPKFDMLYKIEDVPPWYLCILLGFQHYLTCFSGTIAVPFLLAEALCVGHDQHMVSQLIGTIFTCVGITTLIQTTLGIRLPLFQASAFAFLVPAKAILALERWKCPSEEEIYGNWSLPLNTSHIWHPRIREVQGAIMVSSVVEVVIGLLGLPGALLNYIGPLTVTPTVSLIGLSVFQAAGDRAGSHWGISACSILLIILFSQYLRNLTFLLPVYRWGKGLTLLRIQIFKMFPIVLAIMTVWLLCYVLTLTDVLPTDPKAYGFQARTDARGDIMAIAPWIRIPYPCQWGLPTVTAAAVLGMFSATLAGIIESIGDYYACARLAGAPPPPVHAINRGIFTEGICCIIAGLLGTGNGSTSSSPNIGVLGITKVGSRRVVQYGAAIMLVLGTIGKFTALFASLPDPILGGMFCTLFGMITAVGLSNLQFVDMNSSRNLFVLGFSMFFGLTLPNYLESNPGAINTDGL; from the exons ATGAGGGCCCACGAGGACCCCGAGGGCCCAACACag CATGAATCCCCCAGGGACCCTCCGACCCCCCTACCCACAGAGCCTAAGTTTGACATGTTGTACAAGATCGAGGACGTGCCGCCTTGGTACCTGTGCATCCTGCTGGGCTTCCAG CACTACCTGACATGCTTCAGTGGCACCATCGCCGTGCCCTTCCTGCTGGCTGAGGCGCTGTGTGTGGGCCACGACCAGCACATGGTTAGTCAGCTCATCGGCACCATCTTCACATGCGTGGGCATCACCACTCTcatccagaccaccctgggcatcCG GCTGCCGCTGTTTCAGGCCAGTGCCTTTGCATTTCTGGTTCCAGCCAAAGCCATACTGGCTCTGGAGAGATGGAAATGCCCCTCGGAAG AGGAGATCTACGGTAACTGGAGTCTGCCCCTGAATACCTCTCACATCTGGCACCCACGGATACGGGAG GTCCAGGGTGCAATCATGGTGTCCAGCgtggtggaggtggtgattgGCCTGCTGGGGCTGCCTGGGGCCCTGCTAAACTACATTGGGCCTCTCACAGTCACCCCCACTGTCTCCCTCATTGGCCTCTCTGTCTTCCAAGCTGCTGGCGACCGAGCTGGCTCCCACTGGGGCATCTCAGCTTG CTCCATTCTCCTGATCATCCTCTTCTCCCAGTACCTGCGCAACCTCACCTTCCTGCTGCCTGTCTACCGCTGGGGCAAGGGCCTCACTCTTCTTCGCATCCAGATCTTCAAAATGTTTCCT ATCGTGCTGGCCATCATGACCGTGTGGCTGCTCTGCTATGTCCTGACCTTGACAGACGTGCTGCCCACAGACCCGAAAGCCTATGGCTTCCAGGCACGAACCGATGCCCGTGGTGACATCATGGCTATTGCGCCCTGGATCCGCATCCCCTACCCCT GTCAGTGGggcctgcccacagtgactgcaGCTGCGGTCCTGGGAATGTTCAGCGCCACTCTGGCAGGCATCATTGAGTCCATTGGAGATTACTACGCCTGTGCGCGCCTGGCTGGTGCGCCACCCCCTCCAGTACATGCTATCAACAG GGGCATCTTCACCGAAGGCATTTGCTGCATCATCGCGGGGCTGTTGGGCACGGGCAACGGGTCCACCTCTTCCAGTCCCAACATTGGCGTCCTGGGGATTACCAAG GTGGGCAGCCGGCGCGTGGTGCAGTATGGTGCGGCTATCATGCTGGTCCTGGGCACCATCGGCAAGTTCACGGCCCTCTTCGCCTCGCTCCCTGACCCCATCCTGGGAGGCATGTTCTGCACTCTGTTTG GCATGATTACAGCTGTGGGGCTGTCCAACCTGCAATTTGTGGACATGAACTCCTCTCGCAACCTCTTCGTGCTCGGATTTTCCATGTTCTTCGGGCTCACGCTGCCCAATTACCTGGAGTCCAACCCTGGAGCCATCAATACAG ATGGCCTCTAA